In Rattus norvegicus strain BN/NHsdMcwi chromosome 3, GRCr8, whole genome shotgun sequence, a genomic segment contains:
- the LOC134486028 gene encoding Y-linked testis-specific protein 1-like, translating to MEPLTQWKAIVLDQLPTNPSLYLVKYDGIDCVYGLALHSDERILKLKILPHKVVFPQVKDAHPESAMVGRALELKFEGKHGSKDNWSGVVLAHVPIMKDWFSITYEKDPVLYIYQLLDDYRKGNFCIIPETPPAEVKSDVDSDILRSMYAVHQKLRVQKDWQSHLPSSSQVFHVLHQVCWQCPHLSL from the exons atgg agcctctcacccaatggaaggccatcgttctagatcaactgccaacaaatccctctctctatctggtcaagtatgacggaattgactgtgtctatggcctggcacttcacagcgatgagaggattttaaagcttaagatcttgcctcacaaagtagtgtttcctcaagtgaaagacgcccatcccgaaagtgccatggttggccgagctttGGAGcttaaatttgagggcaaacatggctctaaggacaactggagtggggtggtcctagcccatgtaccgatcatgaaggactggttttccatcacctacgagaaagatccagtcctatacatctaccagctcctggatgattacagaAAAGGTAACTtctgtatcattccagagactcctccagcagaggtgaagtcagacgttgacagcgacatcttaaggTCAATGTATGCAGTACACCAGAAGTTACGGGTCCAAAAAGattggcaaagtcatttaccaagttctagccaagtcttccatgtacttcatcaagtttgttgGCAATGTCCACATCtaagtctataa